The Streptomyces collinus DNA segment CTGCCCGAGGGCACGTCACTGCTGTTCGTGGAGAACGTCGGCAATCTCGTCTGCCCCGCGTCCTACGACCTCGGCGAGAGCCTGCGGATCGTGCTCATGGCGGTGACGGAGGGCGAGGACAAGCCGCTGAAGTACCCCACGGCCTTCGGCTCCGCCCATCTCGTGGTGCTGACGAAGACCGATCTGGCCGGGCCGGCCGGGTTCGACGAGGCGGCTTTCGAGGCGAACGTCCAGCGGGTCAACCCGGGGGTGGAGGTGCTCCGCTCCTGCGCCCGCACCGGCGCCGGCGTCGACGCCCTGCTGGAACGCGTGCTGGCCGTCCGGGACGCGGCCCCGGCCCACCGGCCGCCCCTGGCACCCCGCCCCCACACCCACACCCACACCCACACCCACGAGGGCGCCGAAGCCGGCCTCGTCCCGTGACAGCGCCCGTCACCCGGGCCGTGCGCCGCCGCGTCACCGTGCGCGGCACCGTGCAGGGCGTGGGCTTCCGGCCCTTCGTGCACCGTCTCGCCACCGACCTCGCGCTCACGGGCTTCGTGAGCAACACGGCAAGCGGTGTCCTCATCGAGGTGGAGGGTCCGCCGGACGGCGTCGGCACCTTCTGCGACCGGCTGGCCGAGGAGGCCCCGCCGCTGGCCTCCGTCACCGGCGTCGGGGTCGAGGAACTGCCCGTCACCGGCGTCGACGGCACCTTCACCATCCGCGCCACCGACTGCTCCCCCGGCAGCACCCTCCTCCCGCCCGACACAGCGGCCTGCGCGGACTGCCTGCGCGAACTGGGCGATCCGGCCGACCGCCGGCACCGGCACCCGTTCGTCACCTGCACTCACTGCGGCCCCCGTTTCACCATCGCCACGGGCATGCCGTACGACCGGGCGGTCACGACCATGTCCGGATTCCCGATGTGCGGCGAGTGCGCCCGGGAGTACGGCGATCCCCTGGACCGGCGCTTCCACGCCCAGCCGGTGGCCTGCCCCGGGTGCGGTCCCCGGCTGCGTCTGGTGCCGGCGTCCGGGAGCGGGGTGCGCCCGGCGCGGGACGCCGAGGCGCTGGCATCGGCGCGTTTGCTGCTGACGGCCGGGCGGATCGTCGCCGTGAAAGGCCTCGGCGGCTACCACCTGGCCTGCGACGCCACCGACGCCCGGGCCGTCGACACCCTGCGCTCCCGCAAGGCACGCGGCGGCAAGCCGTTCGCGGTGATGTGCGCGGACCTCGACGAGGTACGGCGGATCGCCGAGGTCTCCCCGTCCGAACTGGCCGCCCTCACCGGCCCCCGGCGCCCCATCGTCCTGCTGCGCCGGCGCCCGGAGGCGAACGGTCTCGCGCCCGGCGTCTGCCCCGGCAGCCCGCACCTCGGCGTGCTGCTGCCCTACACGCCCGTGCACACCCTGCTGTTCGGCCTGCCCGGTGACCCGCCCGGCCCGCGCATGCTGGTCATGACGAGCGGCAACCGCTCCGGGGAGCCGATCGTCACGGACGACGACGAGGCGCTGACCCGGCTCGCCGGGCTGGCCGACGCCTGGCTCGCCCACGACCGGCCCATCGCCTCGCCCTGCGACGACTCCCTGCTGCGGGTGCGGCCCGACGGCACCGAGCAGGTGCTGCGCCGGTCCCGGGGGTACGTGCCCCGCCCGCTGCGACTGCCGGTCCCGGTGCGGCCCGCCCTCGCCGTGGGCGGCGACCTCAAGAACGCCCTGTGCCTCGGCGCGGGCGACCAGGCCTGGTTCGGGCCGCACATCGGCGACATGGGCGATCTGGCCACCCTGGAGGCGGCCCGGCGGGCGGACGCGCGGCTGCGCGGCCTGACCGGCGTGAGCCCCGAACTGGTCGCCGCGGACCGGCACCCCGGGTACCACTCGACGCGGTGGGCCGCCCGGCTGGCCGGACGTGCGCCCGTGCTGGTGCAGCACCACCACGCGCACATCGCCTCCGCGATGGCCGAGCACGGCCTCGACGGCACGACCCCGGTGATCGGTGTCGCCTTCGACGGCACGGGCTACGGCGACGACGGCACGGTCTGGGGCGGGGAGGTCCTCCTCGCCGGCTACACCGGCTTCCGGCGCTACGCCCGCCTCTCCCCCGCCCCGCTGCCCGGCGGCGACGCGGGCGTCGCCAACCCGTGCCGACTGGCCCTGGCCCGGCTGTGGGCGGCGGGGCTGCCGTGGGACGCGGACCTGCCGTGCGTGACCGCGTGCGCGCCGGACGAACGGGCCGTGCTCCAAAGGCAGTTGACCGGCGGTCTGGCCTGTGTGCCGACCTCCGGCATGGGCCGCCTCTTCGACGCCGTGTCGTCGCTGGCCGGCGTGTGCCACCGCGCGGGGTACGAGGCGCAGGCCGCGCTGGAGCTGGAGGCGGCGGCCGCTTCGGCGTGGGGCGCCGACACGGCCGCGTACGCCTTCGCCGGCGGACTCGACCCGGCACCCGTGCTCGGCGCCCTCATCACCGATCTGCGGCGCGGCACCCCGGCCGCCGTGCTCGCGGCCCGTTTCCACCGCGGCGTGGCGCGGGCGGTGGCGGAGGTCTGCCGGCGGGCGCGTCAGGACACCGGTCTGGCCACCGTCGCCCTCAGCGGCGGTGTGTTCGCCAACGCGCTGCTGGAGGAGGAGTGCGCGCGGCTGCTGGCCGAAGACGGCTTCGCGGTGCTCCGGCACGGCGAAGTCCCGCCCAACGACGGCGGGCTGGCCCTCGGCCAGCTGGTGGTCGCGGCGCACCTACGACAGGAGGAGTGACCCATGTGTTTGGCAGTGCCGGGCAAGGTCGTCGCCATCGACGACAGTGCCGAACCGCTCACCGGGCTGATCGACTTCGGCGGCGTGCAGAAGAAGGCGTGCCTGGAGTACGTGTCCGACGTGAAGGTGGGTGAGTACGTCATCGTGCACGTCGGCTTCGCGCTCCAGCGTCTGGACGAGGAGTCGGCCCTGGCCTCCCTGAAACTCTTCGAGGAACTGGGGCTGCTGGAGGAGGAGTTCGGGGACGCCTGGGAGCAGGCGGCCAAGGAGGCGGGCGACACCCTCGCGACAGAGCGTGCGGCGGCGGAGCCCCAGGACAGCGGGAGTGAGGCCCGGTGAAGTACATCGACGAGTTCAACGACCCCCAGCTGGCGCGGCGGCTGCTGGACGAGATCCGTGCCACCGCCACCCGGCCCTGGGCCCTGATGGAGGTGTGCGGCGGCCAGACCCACTCGATCATCCGGCACGGCATCGACCAACTGCTGCCCGAACAAGTCGAGTTGATCCACGGGCCCGGCTGCCCGGTCTGTGTCACGCCGCTGGAGGTCATCGACAAGGCGCTGGAGATCGCCTCGCGGCCCGGGGTGATCTTCTGCTCCTTCGGCGACATGCTCCGGGTGCCGGGCACCGACCGCGATCTGTTCCGGGTCAAGGGCGAGGGCGGCGACGTACGGGTGGTGTACTCGCCGCTGGACGCCCTGGAGCTGGCCCGCCGCAACCCGGACCGGGAGGTGGTGTTCTTCGCGATCGGCTTCGAGACCACCGCCCCGGCCAACGCGATGGCCGTGCACCAGGCGCGCAGGCTCGGCCTGTCCAACTTCAGCCTGCTGGTGTCGCACGTGCGGGTCCCCCCAGCCGTCGAGGCGATCATGACGGCGCCCGAGTGCCGGGTGCAGGGCTTCCTGGCCGCCGGGCACGTGTGCAGCGTGATGGGGATGGCCGAGTACCCGGAGCTGGCCGAGCGGTTCCGGGTGCCGATGGTGGTGACGGGCTTCGAGCCGCTGGACATCCTGGAGGGCATCCGCCGGGCGGTCCGCCAGCTGGAGCGCGGTGAGCACCGGGTGGAGAACGCCTACCCGCGTGCCGTGCGCGAGGAGGGCAACCCGGCCGCGGTGCGCATGATCGAGGAGGTCTTCGAGGTCACCGACCGGAACTGGCGCGGCATCGGGCGGATCCCGGCCAGCGGCTGGCGGCTGACCGACGCCTTCCGCGCGTACGACGCGGAGCACCGCTTCGACGTGAGCGGCATCCGTACCGAGGAGCCCGCCGAGTGCCGGGCCGGCGAGGTGCTGCAGGGTCTGATCAAGCCGACCGAGTGCGGCGCGTTCGGCACCACCTGCACCCCGCGCACCCCGCTCGGCGCCACCATGGTCTCCAGCGAGGGCGCCTGCGCGGCCTACTACCTCTACCGCCGGATGAACGCCCCGGCGCCGCAGGCCGGCGGCACCGCGCAGCAGGAGGTGACCCCCGTTGCCTGAGCGACTCTCCGAGGTGGTCGACCCGGCCAACTGGACCTGCCCCGCCCCGCTGCGCGACCAGGGGGTGGTGGTCATGGGGCACGGCGGCGGGGGTGCGCTGTCCGCGGAGCTGATGGAGCAGATCTTCACCCCGGCCTACGGCAACGCCACCCTGGCCGGGCTCGCCGACTCCGCCGTCCTCGAACTGGGCGGCGCGCGGCTGGCCTTCTCCACCGACTCCTACGTGGTCCGGCCGCTGTTCTTCCCCGGCGGCTGCCTCGGCGACCTCGCGGTCAACGGGACCGTCAACGACCTCGCGATGAGCGGTGCCGTGCCCGCGTACCTCTCGGCGGCCTTCGTCCTGGAGGAGGGCGTGCAGCTGTCGGTCGTCGAGCGGATCGCCCGCTCGATGGGGGCGGCTGCCGAGGCCGCCGGGGTCACGATCGCCACGGGTGACACCAAGGTGGTGGAGTCCGGGCACGGCGACGGCGTGTACGTCACCACCGCCGGTGTGGGGCTCGTACCCGCCGGGGTGGACGTCCGGCCGCAGCGTGCCCGGCCCGGTGACGCGGTGATCGTCAGCGGCCCGATCGGGCTGCACGGCGTGGCGATCATGAGCGTCCGGGAGGGGCTGGAGTTCGGGGTGGAGGTCGCCAGCGACACCGCGCCGCTGGCGGGCCTGGTGGCGGAGATGCTGGCCGTCACCCCGGACGTGCATGTGCTGCGCGACCCCACCAGGGGCGGCCTGGGCGCGTCCCTCAACGAGATCGCACGGGCCTCCGGGACCGGTGTCCGGCTGCAGGAGCGGGCGATCCCGGTGCCGGACGCGGTGGCGAACGCCTGTGGGTTCCTAGGGCTCGATCCGCTCTACGTGGCCAACGAGGGGCGGCTGGTCGCCT contains these protein-coding regions:
- the hypD gene encoding hydrogenase formation protein HypD produces the protein MKYIDEFNDPQLARRLLDEIRATATRPWALMEVCGGQTHSIIRHGIDQLLPEQVELIHGPGCPVCVTPLEVIDKALEIASRPGVIFCSFGDMLRVPGTDRDLFRVKGEGGDVRVVYSPLDALELARRNPDREVVFFAIGFETTAPANAMAVHQARRLGLSNFSLLVSHVRVPPAVEAIMTAPECRVQGFLAAGHVCSVMGMAEYPELAERFRVPMVVTGFEPLDILEGIRRAVRQLERGEHRVENAYPRAVREEGNPAAVRMIEEVFEVTDRNWRGIGRIPASGWRLTDAFRAYDAEHRFDVSGIRTEEPAECRAGEVLQGLIKPTECGAFGTTCTPRTPLGATMVSSEGACAAYYLYRRMNAPAPQAGGTAQQEVTPVA
- the hypF gene encoding carbamoyltransferase HypF, whose translation is MTAPVTRAVRRRVTVRGTVQGVGFRPFVHRLATDLALTGFVSNTASGVLIEVEGPPDGVGTFCDRLAEEAPPLASVTGVGVEELPVTGVDGTFTIRATDCSPGSTLLPPDTAACADCLRELGDPADRRHRHPFVTCTHCGPRFTIATGMPYDRAVTTMSGFPMCGECAREYGDPLDRRFHAQPVACPGCGPRLRLVPASGSGVRPARDAEALASARLLLTAGRIVAVKGLGGYHLACDATDARAVDTLRSRKARGGKPFAVMCADLDEVRRIAEVSPSELAALTGPRRPIVLLRRRPEANGLAPGVCPGSPHLGVLLPYTPVHTLLFGLPGDPPGPRMLVMTSGNRSGEPIVTDDDEALTRLAGLADAWLAHDRPIASPCDDSLLRVRPDGTEQVLRRSRGYVPRPLRLPVPVRPALAVGGDLKNALCLGAGDQAWFGPHIGDMGDLATLEAARRADARLRGLTGVSPELVAADRHPGYHSTRWAARLAGRAPVLVQHHHAHIASAMAEHGLDGTTPVIGVAFDGTGYGDDGTVWGGEVLLAGYTGFRRYARLSPAPLPGGDAGVANPCRLALARLWAAGLPWDADLPCVTACAPDERAVLQRQLTGGLACVPTSGMGRLFDAVSSLAGVCHRAGYEAQAALELEAAAASAWGADTAAYAFAGGLDPAPVLGALITDLRRGTPAAVLAARFHRGVARAVAEVCRRARQDTGLATVALSGGVFANALLEEECARLLAEDGFAVLRHGEVPPNDGGLALGQLVVAAHLRQEE
- a CDS encoding HypC/HybG/HupF family hydrogenase formation chaperone, yielding MCLAVPGKVVAIDDSAEPLTGLIDFGGVQKKACLEYVSDVKVGEYVIVHVGFALQRLDEESALASLKLFEELGLLEEEFGDAWEQAAKEAGDTLATERAAAEPQDSGSEAR
- the hypB gene encoding hydrogenase nickel incorporation protein HypB translates to MCDSVDEVTRAVLAKNDGLAADLRETLARRGVSVVNLLSSPGSGKTELLGRVLARAVERSLPVAALTADLATENDAGRLARSGAPVKQLLTDGLCHLEARQLRGHVESWLPEGTSLLFVENVGNLVCPASYDLGESLRIVLMAVTEGEDKPLKYPTAFGSAHLVVLTKTDLAGPAGFDEAAFEANVQRVNPGVEVLRSCARTGAGVDALLERVLAVRDAAPAHRPPLAPRPHTHTHTHTHEGAEAGLVP
- the hypE gene encoding hydrogenase expression/formation protein HypE; translation: MPERLSEVVDPANWTCPAPLRDQGVVVMGHGGGGALSAELMEQIFTPAYGNATLAGLADSAVLELGGARLAFSTDSYVVRPLFFPGGCLGDLAVNGTVNDLAMSGAVPAYLSAAFVLEEGVQLSVVERIARSMGAAAEAAGVTIATGDTKVVESGHGDGVYVTTAGVGLVPAGVDVRPQRARPGDAVIVSGPIGLHGVAIMSVREGLEFGVEVASDTAPLAGLVAEMLAVTPDVHVLRDPTRGGLGASLNEIARASGTGVRLQERAIPVPDAVANACGFLGLDPLYVANEGRLVAFVPPSEAEEVLAAMRAHPQGAGATLIGECVAEHPGMVVVATGLGGTRVVDLPLGEQLPRIC